From Lawsonia intracellularis PHE/MN1-00, the proteins below share one genomic window:
- the gyrB gene encoding DNA topoisomerase (ATP-hydrolyzing) subunit B — protein sequence MASNSEIIPKDYTADSITILEGLQAVRMRPAMYIGSTDTRGLHHLVYEVIDNSIDEAMAGFCTRIDVVLHLDNSITVRDNGRGIPVDIHPKEGVPAVQVVMTKLHAGGKFDNDTYKVSGGLHGVGLSCVNALSEQLEVTILRGGYRWKQKYSRGVPLENLQRIGESDNHGTTIRFKADEEIFETTEYSYETLKRRFEELAYLNKGLEIHCTDERTSETHLFKAEGGIHQFVKDINTGESILHSIISRESIVEGVMIDFALQYNAGYKENTLTFANNIRTKEGGTHLAGFKTALTRAINGYIKGQPDLSKKLKGQTLSGDDVREGLTAVLSVKLPNPQFEGQTKTKLGNSEIAGIVGGAVYTSLDTYFQENPKDIRCIIDKAIDAARAREAARRAKELVRRKGALFDNALPGKLADCQSKNPAESELFIVEGDSAGGSAKQGRNPNIQAILPLRGKILNIERTRFDKMLANKEIKALITAMGAGIGEEDTDYQKLRYYKIVIMTDADVDGAHIRTLLLTFFFRNYVGLIERGHLYIAQPPLYRVHNSKSEKFIKDDPSLNDFLLHRVSSELEIQTESGKLLKGSDIITTMKQIESISQRTKDAELAGISENLFMLLITSPKKLTSDVLSSLEEIQLYLNTSGYNITVENESHEDGDRLFTIFENKNGHKTRIPADFFASKIYSSTWDVMDSLLTMCGGINFIVFHSGTSHTINDLFKLYQFTLDEARKGINIQRYKGLGEMNPEQLWVTTMDPQNRTLLQVTINDAEEANETFEQLMGERVEPRREFIERNALNVRDLDI from the coding sequence ATGGCATCAAATAGCGAAATAATACCAAAAGATTATACAGCAGATTCTATTACTATTCTTGAAGGCCTTCAAGCTGTACGTATGCGTCCAGCTATGTATATTGGAAGTACTGATACACGTGGACTTCATCACCTTGTTTATGAAGTTATAGATAACTCAATAGATGAGGCTATGGCTGGTTTTTGTACTCGGATTGATGTTGTTCTTCATCTTGATAATAGTATAACTGTTAGAGACAATGGTCGTGGTATCCCTGTAGATATACATCCTAAAGAAGGTGTTCCTGCTGTCCAAGTTGTTATGACAAAACTCCATGCTGGAGGAAAATTTGATAATGACACTTATAAAGTTTCTGGTGGATTACATGGTGTTGGCCTTTCTTGTGTAAATGCTCTTTCTGAACAACTTGAAGTAACAATTTTACGTGGTGGTTATCGTTGGAAACAAAAATATAGTCGAGGTGTTCCACTAGAAAACTTACAACGTATAGGTGAATCTGATAATCATGGAACAACAATACGTTTTAAAGCAGATGAAGAAATTTTTGAAACAACAGAATATTCATATGAAACATTAAAAAGACGATTTGAAGAACTTGCTTATTTAAATAAAGGGCTTGAAATTCATTGTACAGATGAAAGAACAAGTGAAACACACCTTTTTAAAGCTGAGGGTGGAATTCATCAGTTTGTAAAAGATATAAATACAGGTGAAAGCATATTACATTCAATTATTTCAAGAGAATCCATTGTTGAAGGTGTAATGATTGATTTTGCACTACAATATAATGCTGGTTATAAAGAAAATACACTTACGTTTGCAAATAACATTCGAACAAAGGAAGGTGGAACCCATCTTGCTGGATTTAAAACAGCATTAACTAGAGCTATAAATGGATATATAAAAGGTCAGCCAGATTTATCTAAGAAGTTGAAAGGACAAACTCTTTCTGGAGATGACGTTCGTGAAGGTTTAACAGCAGTTTTAAGTGTAAAATTACCAAACCCACAGTTTGAAGGACAAACAAAAACAAAACTAGGGAATAGCGAAATAGCAGGAATAGTTGGTGGAGCTGTATATACAAGTTTAGACACATATTTTCAAGAAAACCCAAAAGATATTCGATGTATAATAGATAAAGCTATTGATGCAGCTAGAGCACGTGAAGCTGCTCGACGAGCAAAAGAACTTGTTAGAAGAAAGGGAGCGTTGTTTGATAATGCACTCCCTGGTAAACTTGCTGATTGTCAAAGTAAAAACCCTGCTGAATCTGAACTTTTTATTGTTGAGGGAGATTCTGCAGGTGGTTCTGCTAAGCAAGGAAGAAATCCTAATATTCAAGCAATATTACCTCTTAGAGGAAAAATTTTAAATATAGAACGTACACGTTTTGATAAGATGCTAGCAAATAAAGAGATTAAAGCATTAATTACAGCTATGGGAGCTGGCATTGGAGAAGAAGATACTGACTATCAAAAGCTTCGTTATTATAAAATTGTTATCATGACAGATGCAGATGTTGATGGGGCTCATATTCGAACATTATTACTTACATTCTTTTTTCGTAACTATGTTGGACTTATTGAACGTGGGCATTTATACATAGCACAACCCCCACTATACCGTGTTCATAACAGTAAATCAGAAAAATTTATAAAAGATGATCCTTCTCTTAATGATTTTCTCCTTCATCGTGTAAGTAGTGAACTAGAAATTCAAACAGAGAGTGGAAAACTTTTAAAAGGTTCTGATATTATTACAACTATGAAGCAGATAGAATCTATATCACAACGAACTAAAGATGCTGAATTAGCAGGAATTTCTGAAAATCTTTTTATGTTATTAATTACTAGTCCTAAAAAACTTACTTCTGACGTTTTATCTTCATTAGAAGAAATTCAATTATATTTAAATACATCAGGTTACAACATTACTGTAGAAAATGAAAGTCATGAGGATGGAGATAGATTATTTACTATTTTTGAAAATAAAAATGGACATAAAACACGTATACCTGCAGATTTTTTTGCTTCTAAAATTTATTCCAGTACTTGGGACGTGATGGATTCACTTCTAACAATGTGTGGTGGAATAAATTTTATTGTTTTTCATAGTGGAACATCTCATACAATTAATGATCTTTTTAAACTTTATCAATTTACACTTGATGAGGCACGTAAAGGGATAAATATACAGCGGTATAAAGGTCTTGGAGAGATGAACCCTGAACAGCTTTGGGTGACAACAATGGATCCTCAAAATCGTACACTTCTTCAAGTAACAATAAATGATGCAGAAGAGGCAAATGAGACATTTGAACAACTTATGGGTGAACGTGTAGAGCCTCGCCGTGAATTTATTGAACGTAATGCATTAAATGTAAGAGACCTAGATATTTAA
- the dnaN gene encoding DNA polymerase III subunit beta: protein MLLYINKEHIIDGLQKVANIIPARSGAAYLRTLWMKAEHSTLTIMATDANIEFIGNYEADIKETGLVGVNGRNLIDLIRRLPAKELCLRFDSTSGTLILEQERRTYKMPINDPIWFQPLTLFPSEESVVWSADFFQEVIDRVSFCISDDEGSDAISCLYIQPSNDNYINVCGLNGHQFALTRFINNELSEKIPSEGILIPKKYITELRKWLGETEIEIAITEKRFFARTIDSKETISVPRAIFTYPDYTAFLTRLTGDNMSFLKLQRKDCLESLDRISIFNTEGDRCTYFDIKENELILSAQGQDTGSANEYLDVTYTGNINKIAFPTKSLMEIFNHFESPTITLAMSSVEGPCGITGDEDKDYTVIIMPMKIVEQNYYTEEV from the coding sequence ATGTTGTTATATATAAATAAAGAACACATTATTGATGGTCTTCAAAAAGTTGCAAATATTATTCCTGCACGCTCAGGTGCTGCATATTTACGTACACTTTGGATGAAAGCAGAACATTCAACGCTGACAATAATGGCTACAGATGCAAATATTGAATTTATAGGGAATTATGAAGCTGATATAAAAGAAACTGGACTTGTAGGAGTAAATGGAAGAAATTTAATTGATCTTATTCGTAGATTACCTGCAAAAGAACTTTGTCTACGTTTTGATTCAACATCAGGAACACTTATTCTTGAACAAGAACGTCGTACATATAAAATGCCTATTAATGACCCTATTTGGTTTCAACCTTTAACTTTATTCCCTTCAGAAGAAAGTGTAGTATGGTCAGCTGACTTTTTTCAAGAAGTCATTGATCGAGTATCATTTTGTATTAGTGATGATGAAGGTTCTGATGCTATTTCATGTCTTTATATTCAACCTTCTAATGATAACTATATAAATGTATGTGGTTTAAATGGACATCAATTTGCTTTAACACGGTTTATAAATAATGAGTTAAGTGAAAAAATTCCTAGTGAAGGAATACTTATTCCTAAAAAATATATAACAGAACTTCGTAAATGGTTAGGAGAAACAGAAATAGAAATAGCTATAACAGAAAAACGATTTTTTGCACGAACAATAGATAGTAAAGAAACAATAAGTGTCCCAAGGGCGATATTTACCTATCCTGATTATACAGCTTTTCTCACTCGACTAACAGGAGACAATATGTCTTTTCTTAAACTTCAAAGAAAAGATTGTCTTGAGTCACTTGATCGAATATCTATTTTTAATACTGAAGGTGATAGATGTACCTATTTTGATATAAAGGAAAATGAACTCATTCTATCTGCACAAGGGCAAGACACAGGATCTGCCAATGAATACCTAGATGTTACTTATACAGGTAATATAAATAAAATAGCATTTCCGACTAAAAGTCTTATGGAAATATTTAATCACTTTGAATCACCTACTATCACTTTAGCAATGTCAAGTGTTGAAGGGCCATGTGGAATAACAGGTGATGAAGATAAAGATTATACTGTAATTATTATGCCTATGAAAATTGTTGAACAAAATTATTATACAGAAGAAGTATAA
- a CDS encoding helix-turn-helix domain-containing protein encodes MKEQLRRSLLASQKNFCSNEELQSWFDPLTIKHSENPPSIYVTFPHRFFGSWFANTFQKIFEETSYELWGYGVNFYYDEVTTKEPLYYPIKQNKSTQPTNISQHFDNFIINGKHSWIISIIENILCSVSENILKNTSEEITQLLVLFGKQTTGKTHLLRAIANELSKIPSCSFKYTTTDELAFSLNKEPLFLFREHIQSHHIILIDDFQRVSSYPELQLELTILLDYYKDNKKILIISGTDHPLTWNVSKEIYSRLEVGLWGELPEPDLDIRFRYAQQLSKEKKYILPKEQLLIISQHCHSLRCLSGILHRTIAHKTLLNRELSEKELITLIKQTGEITSISPQLIIMLVGECYGFSANDIISESRQQQLVLARQVAMYLCRELLGYSYPAIGRLFGGRDHTTVLHSVKKIALLQDNDRVIHTMIHELIQKCKNVKNDER; translated from the coding sequence ATGAAAGAACAATTACGTCGATCTCTTTTAGCCTCTCAAAAAAATTTTTGTTCTAATGAAGAACTTCAAAGTTGGTTTGATCCTCTAACAATCAAACATAGTGAGAATCCTCCATCCATATATGTTACTTTTCCACATCGTTTTTTTGGATCCTGGTTTGCTAATACCTTTCAAAAAATATTTGAAGAAACCTCATATGAACTTTGGGGTTATGGAGTTAATTTTTATTATGATGAAGTTACAACAAAAGAACCTTTATATTATCCAATAAAACAAAACAAATCTACACAACCTACTAACATATCACAACATTTTGATAATTTTATTATTAATGGAAAACATAGTTGGATTATTTCTATTATAGAAAATATACTTTGCTCAGTTTCTGAAAATATACTTAAAAATACATCTGAAGAAATTACACAACTCCTTGTTCTATTTGGGAAACAAACAACAGGAAAAACACACTTATTACGGGCAATAGCCAATGAACTCTCAAAAATACCATCCTGTTCTTTTAAATATACCACTACTGATGAGTTAGCTTTTTCTTTAAATAAAGAACCTCTTTTTTTATTTAGAGAACATATACAAAGTCATCATATTATTCTCATTGATGACTTCCAAAGAGTATCATCATACCCTGAACTTCAATTAGAACTAACTATTTTACTTGATTATTATAAAGATAATAAAAAAATTCTTATAATCTCTGGAACAGATCATCCTTTAACATGGAATGTATCTAAAGAAATATATTCACGTCTTGAAGTTGGACTCTGGGGTGAACTCCCAGAACCTGATCTTGATATTCGATTTAGATATGCACAGCAACTTTCTAAAGAAAAGAAATATATCCTTCCAAAAGAACAACTACTTATTATTTCACAACATTGTCATAGTCTACGTTGTCTCTCTGGAATTCTACATAGAACAATTGCTCATAAAACATTATTGAATAGAGAACTTTCAGAAAAAGAACTTATTACACTTATTAAGCAGACAGGAGAAATAACATCTATTTCTCCACAACTTATCATTATGCTTGTAGGAGAATGTTATGGTTTTTCAGCTAATGATATTATTAGTGAAAGCCGACAGCAACAACTAGTATTAGCTCGTCAAGTAGCAATGTATCTCTGTCGTGAACTTCTAGGATATTCCTACCCTGCTATTGGTCGACTTTTTGGTGGAAGAGATCACACAACTGTACTTCATTCAGTAAAAAAAATTGCATTATTACAAGATAATGACCGAGTTATACACACCATGATACATGAACTTATACAAAAGTGTAAAAATGTAAAAAATGATGAAAGATAA
- a CDS encoding M23 family metallopeptidase — MQKYYVKTYSTGAIFFIFFLLLIGGYFFFLKHKEIFYSHGKTNEKIFLEERSTSYSFLNSKDNNTIIKKKQDAQQVHIVSGVVKKGQNSFEIIGTHVSPENFYKIVKASEQAHSLKKLRVGQPYTLFKSSSNGSLIRFEYEINQTKKLVIESNNSEFKAYLQPIAYDCQLSCISGVIHSNLFDSIIATGESPLLALSMVDILSFEINFIRDLRVGDSFTILVEKLFKDNVFKGYGKILGVTFYNNGSCYEGYRFIDDNGVEQYYNAEGKSLKRVFLKVPLDFKRISSKYSLNRVHPIYCDVRPHLGIDYAAPFGTPVKSIGNGVIMKAGWGNGFGKMVIVKHKNNIESMYSHLSGFSSNLKVGTKVKQGQVIGYVGSTGLSTGPHLDFRIREKGQYINPEKIFNPRMGPVSPHQLEKYKDFIVEIKSYMDGNRNPEEYTPDSFL; from the coding sequence TTGCAAAAATATTATGTAAAAACATACTCTACTGGTGCAATCTTTTTCATTTTTTTCTTACTATTAATTGGTGGATATTTCTTTTTTTTGAAGCATAAAGAAATATTCTATTCCCACGGGAAAACTAATGAAAAAATTTTTTTAGAAGAAAGAAGTACTAGTTATTCTTTTTTGAACAGTAAAGATAATAATACAATAATAAAGAAAAAACAGGATGCTCAACAGGTACACATTGTTTCTGGAGTTGTAAAGAAAGGTCAAAATAGTTTTGAGATAATAGGAACACATGTTTCCCCTGAAAATTTTTATAAAATAGTCAAAGCATCGGAACAAGCACATTCTCTTAAAAAACTTAGAGTTGGACAACCATATACTCTTTTTAAATCGTCTTCTAATGGAAGTTTAATTCGTTTTGAATATGAGATAAATCAAACTAAAAAGTTGGTTATTGAAAGTAATAATTCAGAATTTAAAGCATATCTTCAGCCTATAGCATACGACTGTCAACTCTCATGTATTTCTGGTGTGATTCATTCTAATTTATTTGATTCAATTATTGCTACAGGTGAATCACCTCTTTTAGCCCTATCAATGGTAGATATATTAAGTTTTGAAATTAATTTTATTAGAGATTTAAGGGTAGGTGATTCTTTTACCATACTGGTTGAAAAACTTTTTAAGGATAATGTATTTAAAGGGTATGGTAAGATTTTAGGTGTAACTTTTTATAATAATGGTTCTTGTTATGAGGGCTATAGATTTATAGATGATAATGGGGTTGAGCAGTATTATAATGCTGAAGGAAAGAGCTTAAAGCGAGTTTTTCTTAAAGTCCCATTAGATTTTAAACGTATTTCTTCAAAGTATAGTTTAAACAGGGTTCATCCAATTTATTGTGATGTTCGTCCACACTTGGGGATAGACTATGCTGCTCCATTTGGCACTCCAGTAAAGTCTATTGGTAATGGGGTTATTATGAAGGCTGGTTGGGGGAATGGTTTTGGAAAGATGGTTATTGTAAAACATAAAAATAATATTGAATCTATGTATTCACACTTATCTGGTTTCTCTTCTAATTTAAAAGTAGGAACAAAAGTTAAGCAAGGGCAAGTTATTGGATATGTAGGTAGTACAGGTCTTTCTACAGGCCCACATCTTGACTTCAGAATTAGGGAAAAAGGACAATATATAAATCCTGAAAAAATTTTCAATCCTCGTATGGGACCTGTTTCACCTCATCAACTTGAAAAATATAAAGATTTCATTGTTGAGATAAAATCTTATATGGATGGTAATCGTAATCCTGAAGAATATACTCCTGACAGTTTTTTATAG
- the queA gene encoding tRNA preQ1(34) S-adenosylmethionine ribosyltransferase-isomerase QueA produces MVSSITESDFLLSSYMFSLPKTQIAQYPYERGKSRLLVLTKKNSTIIHTDFSKIEHYLPNNSLLIANNSRVFPARIFCSYDKRNIEVFLLTPISFLEIQAKSSDEHYGAWSTAIGECLIRPAKRVNIGSKLYLQQELEIEVLKKEDFGRHIVKLCWKGSLSNIFFSYGDIPHPPYIHQSNKVQDKERYQTVYSRLDKLGSVAAPTAGLHFSETIRNKLQKNGISWAEITLHVGYGTFSPVRCNDIRKHIMHSEFVEVPETTVQAIKKARFEGRPIFAIGTTVVRALEGVSTICGSLQPYTGFINIFISPGYKFSYVDGLVTNFHLPGSTLLMLVSAFTKRSIMINTYNKAIELGYRFFSYGDAMLII; encoded by the coding sequence ATAGTGTCTTCTATTACAGAAAGTGATTTTTTATTATCTTCTTATATGTTCTCTTTACCTAAAACTCAGATTGCACAATATCCCTACGAGAGAGGGAAATCACGCCTTCTTGTTTTAACTAAAAAAAATAGTACTATTATTCACACAGATTTTTCAAAAATTGAACACTATCTTCCTAACAATTCTTTACTTATAGCTAATAATTCCCGTGTGTTCCCTGCTCGTATTTTTTGCTCTTATGACAAAAGAAATATAGAAGTTTTTTTATTAACCCCAATATCTTTTTTAGAAATTCAAGCTAAAAGTTCTGATGAACACTATGGAGCATGGAGTACCGCCATAGGAGAGTGCCTTATAAGACCAGCTAAAAGGGTAAATATAGGATCAAAGCTTTATTTACAGCAAGAGTTAGAAATTGAAGTTTTGAAAAAAGAAGACTTTGGGCGTCATATTGTTAAATTATGCTGGAAAGGTTCTTTATCAAATATTTTTTTTTCCTATGGGGATATCCCGCACCCACCTTATATACATCAAAGTAATAAGGTTCAGGATAAGGAAAGATATCAAACAGTATACTCTAGATTAGATAAGCTGGGTTCTGTAGCAGCTCCTACAGCTGGATTACACTTTTCTGAAACGATTCGTAATAAATTACAAAAAAATGGTATTAGTTGGGCAGAAATTACACTACACGTGGGATATGGAACATTTAGTCCTGTACGCTGCAATGACATAAGAAAACATATTATGCATTCTGAGTTTGTAGAAGTTCCTGAAACTACAGTTCAAGCTATAAAAAAAGCACGGTTTGAAGGGAGACCTATTTTTGCAATAGGGACTACTGTTGTAAGAGCATTGGAGGGTGTAAGTACTATTTGCGGTTCCCTTCAACCTTATACAGGTTTTATAAATATTTTCATTTCTCCTGGATATAAGTTTAGTTATGTTGATGGATTAGTCACTAATTTTCATCTACCTGGTTCAACCTTACTAATGCTTGTTTCTGCATTTACAAAGAGAAGCATAATGATTAATACTTATAATAAGGCTATTGAACTTGGATACCGTTTTTTTTCTTATGGAGATGCAATGTTAATTATATAA
- a CDS encoding ferredoxin family protein has product MSHIEIIEERCKGCLLCTDACPKQLIRQSTKLNKQGYKVSEFIEGGELTCIGCTACAVMCPDAAIRVFRTRKVKSK; this is encoded by the coding sequence ATGTCACATATTGAAATTATTGAAGAACGTTGTAAAGGGTGTTTATTATGTACAGATGCATGCCCTAAACAGTTGATTCGTCAATCTACAAAACTTAATAAACAAGGATATAAAGTTTCAGAGTTTATAGAAGGTGGAGAGTTAACTTGTATAGGCTGTACAGCTTGTGCTGTTATGTGTCCTGATGCCGCAATACGAGTTTTTCGAACTCGGAAGGTAAAAAGTAAGTAG
- a CDS encoding 3-methyl-2-oxobutanoate dehydrogenase subunit VorB: protein MEQKRILIKGNEAVAYAAVAAGCQCYFGYPITPQSEIPEMLSHLLPESGGDFVQAESEIAAVNMLLGAGACGVRAMTSSSSPGISLMQECISYMVGSEIPGVIINMTRGGPGLGSIDASQADYFQSTKGGAHGGARTFVLAPSTCQECYDMTIKAFSLAFIYRNPVLILGDAMVAQVKEPVVCWKPEKKLEDNADSWRLNGNKGRSSRLLRSLNLKEGGLAEHNNNLLRKYLSMQQDIEAEEYFIEDAKLVVVAFGSIGRIVRSAINTLREQGYKVGLFRPLTLFPYPSSMLESLAKQGKNFFVIEQNGGQMVEDVRLAIRHYTDANVHLVPVGVSIGAEDLLQPISEFFRRI, encoded by the coding sequence ATGGAGCAAAAACGTATTCTTATAAAAGGTAATGAGGCTGTAGCTTATGCTGCAGTTGCAGCTGGATGTCAATGTTACTTTGGATATCCCATTACACCTCAAAGTGAAATCCCAGAAATGCTTTCCCACTTACTTCCAGAGAGTGGGGGAGATTTTGTACAAGCAGAAAGTGAGATAGCAGCAGTAAATATGTTGCTTGGTGCAGGTGCTTGTGGTGTTCGTGCAATGACATCTTCTTCAAGCCCAGGTATATCTCTAATGCAAGAATGTATTTCATATATGGTGGGGAGTGAAATCCCAGGTGTGATTATTAATATGACACGTGGTGGTCCTGGCCTTGGAAGTATAGATGCTTCTCAGGCAGATTATTTTCAGTCAACTAAAGGTGGAGCACATGGTGGTGCAAGGACATTTGTCTTAGCTCCATCAACTTGTCAGGAATGTTATGATATGACTATAAAAGCTTTTTCTCTTGCTTTTATATATCGAAATCCAGTTTTAATATTGGGTGATGCTATGGTTGCTCAGGTCAAAGAACCTGTGGTATGTTGGAAGCCAGAAAAAAAGTTAGAAGATAATGCTGATTCTTGGAGATTAAATGGAAATAAAGGAAGAAGTTCTCGTTTATTACGTTCACTAAACTTAAAAGAAGGTGGACTTGCAGAACATAATAATAATTTATTAAGAAAATATCTATCAATGCAACAAGATATTGAAGCAGAAGAGTACTTTATTGAAGATGCAAAACTTGTTGTTGTAGCATTTGGATCTATTGGACGTATAGTAAGAAGTGCTATTAATACCTTGAGAGAACAGGGATATAAGGTAGGACTATTTCGTCCATTAACATTATTCCCATATCCTTCATCTATGCTTGAGTCATTGGCTAAACAAGGGAAAAACTTTTTTGTTATTGAGCAAAATGGTGGCCAAATGGTTGAAGATGTAAGGCTTGCAATACGTCACTACACAGATGCCAATGTACATCTTGTTCCTGTAGGTGTTTCTATAGGCGCAGAAGATCTTTTACAGCCAATATCTGAATTTTTTAGGAGAATATAA
- a CDS encoding thiamine pyrophosphate-dependent enzyme: MSVVPIEIEEPSYIITEENAFPISPLLKEEITHYCAGCHHGIAHRLITEVLSEMALAGETIGIASIGCSSFIYDYIDIDWVEAPHGRASAVATGVKRALPDKIVFTYQGDGDLGAIGLCESIHAANRGEHISVLFINNTVYGMTGGQMGPTTLVGQKTTTSPKGRNASKEGAPLRVAEIMAGLDGVAFSARCSLHSMKHVLAAKKAIRKAFDIQYKGIGYSFVEMLAGCPTNWRIDPRAANKYIADAMIPVFPLGTFKDIVEDNKRG, translated from the coding sequence ATGTCTGTAGTACCTATAGAAATAGAAGAACCTAGTTATATTATAACAGAAGAAAATGCATTCCCTATTTCACCACTACTTAAAGAAGAAATAACACACTACTGTGCAGGTTGCCATCATGGGATAGCACACCGTTTAATTACAGAAGTTCTTAGTGAAATGGCCTTAGCAGGAGAAACGATAGGTATAGCTTCTATTGGATGCTCTTCTTTTATCTATGACTATATAGATATTGATTGGGTTGAAGCTCCGCATGGGAGAGCCTCAGCTGTTGCTACAGGAGTGAAGCGTGCCCTTCCAGATAAAATAGTTTTTACCTATCAAGGTGATGGTGACTTGGGTGCTATTGGACTTTGTGAGTCAATTCATGCAGCTAATAGAGGTGAGCATATTTCTGTTTTATTTATCAATAATACAGTATATGGTATGACAGGTGGTCAAATGGGACCAACAACACTTGTAGGTCAAAAGACAACTACTTCTCCAAAAGGGAGGAATGCCTCAAAAGAGGGGGCTCCATTAAGGGTTGCAGAAATTATGGCTGGTCTTGATGGTGTTGCTTTTTCTGCTCGTTGTTCTTTACACTCCATGAAGCATGTTTTAGCTGCTAAGAAAGCTATACGTAAGGCCTTTGATATTCAATATAAAGGTATAGGCTATAGTTTTGTAGAAATGTTAGCTGGTTGTCCAACAAACTGGAGAATAGATCCAAGAGCAGCAAATAAATATATTGCAGATGCAATGATTCCTGTATTTCCATTAGGAACATTTAAAGATATTGTAGAAGATAATAAACGAGGATAG
- a CDS encoding 2-oxoacid:acceptor oxidoreductase family protein, with the protein MVSYHNVVIAGFGGQGVMLIGNLLAQAGMEAGRNVTYFPVYGAEMRGGTANCTVVISEELVGSPVVISPLSTIIMNQPSLDKFQHRICADGVQIVNTSMIEKEAIDPSKKTVCVPANELADKIGNIKGANMVALGAFLKATGCLSLDVVISALERVISSHYHHLIPSNIAALEAGYTFYA; encoded by the coding sequence ATGGTATCCTATCATAATGTTGTTATAGCAGGCTTTGGTGGGCAAGGGGTTATGCTTATTGGTAACCTTTTAGCGCAAGCAGGTATGGAGGCTGGAAGGAATGTTACATATTTCCCTGTATATGGAGCAGAAATGCGTGGAGGGACAGCTAACTGTACTGTAGTTATTTCTGAAGAATTAGTTGGTTCTCCTGTAGTTATTTCTCCTCTTTCTACAATTATTATGAACCAACCATCGTTAGATAAATTCCAACATCGTATCTGTGCAGACGGAGTGCAAATTGTTAATACATCAATGATAGAAAAAGAAGCTATTGACCCATCTAAAAAAACAGTATGTGTTCCTGCTAATGAACTCGCAGATAAAATAGGTAATATTAAAGGTGCTAATATGGTGGCCTTAGGAGCTTTTTTAAAAGCTACAGGCTGTTTATCTCTTGATGTTGTTATAAGTGCATTAGAAAGAGTCATTTCTTCACATTATCATCATCTTATTCCTAGTAATATAGCTGCTCTTGAAGCAGGGTATACTTTTTATGCATAA